The following nucleotide sequence is from Dehalogenimonas formicexedens.
GTAGCCGGACTACTTCCTGTTCTTCTTTTCCATCGCTAGAAGCTTCTGTTTGGTCTTGATCCCGCCTGAGAAACCGCCCAACCCACCGTCGGACGCCAAAACACGGTGGCAGGGAATCAGGATAGGGACCGGATTAGCCCCAAGCGCCTGCCCCACCGCCCTGGCGGCTCCAGGCCTGCCAATTTCCTCAGCCAGTTGACCATAGCTCCTGGTCTCGCCGTAGGGTATCCGGCAAGCCGCTTCATAAACCTGTTTTTGAAAGTCGGTGGTGCCGGTGAGATCGAGCCCTTCTTTGAAGACAACGGGCTGTCCCACGAAGTAATGCCTCAACCTGTCACCCAGGCCACTGCCGGGGGAAAGGTCCTGTTCTTCAATCCCAAGTTCTGTCAGTACGGAGTTCCGGTTCTTCGTGGGTAGGGTCAGGCGCCTCACACCCTGTTCCGATGCTTCAATGCCCACCCACCCTTGGGCAGTTTCAACCATTTCGTATTTCGATGCCGATCTATTCGGTGATCTTTTTAAAGCCATCATTCCATCCCTATACCAATTCGCGCCGACTAGCCTCAGGCAACATCGATCTCCATCAGCTTGAAGCCGCCGATCTCCTGGCGATACAGCAGGCTCACTTTGCCCTTGGCGTTGCGGAAGAGCAGAAAGTCATCCTTGGAATCGTTGATCCTATCGACTGCCTGGGCCAGGGTCATAGGTTCCGCGGTGACGCGTTCGATGTCAATCGCGACATCGCTTTCCCTCGACAGAAGCGGCGGAGTCGGTTTGGTCTCGGAATAGGTCGCCGATTCGAAGCGCTGGCTTTCACGGTCAAAGTCATTGCCCTTGTTTTTGAAGTCCAGCGCCTGGCGCTCCATGATTCCCGCCAGGTTATCGACAGCGGTTACCAGGGAAGCGGCGCGGCATTCGGAAGTACGTACCGGGCCAAGAATATCGAGAAAGCCGCGGGCGACAAAACGGTCCTTGGCAGCTTTAGTTTGTTCCTCGAAAAGGTCAACGCGCAGTTCCCTTGCCTGGGGCACGTGGCGTCCAATCTTGTTCAAGCTGCGTTCAACCTGTTTTCTGGTTGTATCGTCGAGGGTCAGATCTTTGGTGGTGATGTACAGTTCCATGGTGCGCCTCCTTGAATCCTTCCTATATTTCCCTGGCCAGGGTCAACGCCCTTATCTCTTTGGCGCCGGCTTCCGCCAGCGTCTCCGCGCAGGAGGAGAGAGTAGCGCCGGAGGTAGCCACGTCATCGATCAGGATAACCCGGCGGCCTGTGAAATTATTATAACACCCGAAAGCGCCAACTACTGCAAGACGGCGGGCTTCGACAGAGGAACTGTCGGCCTGGGGAGGGGTCGGTTTTATCTTTCTTAGTGCCTCGAGGAACACGGGAAGACCGGTAAGCTTGTGGATCGAAAGCGCGAGCAGTTGCGCCTGATTATAACCGCGTTCGCGGAGACGGGACTTGTGGAGGGGCACCGGAACGAGCGCATCCCCAATAATTTCATTGTTTTTAAGGAAATCAGCCATCAGGGCACCGAGGGTGGGGGCGATATCACGGAGGTTGTTGTATTTAAGCTGGTGTACCGCTTTTTTGATGACGCCTTCGAATCGGAACACCGAATTCAACTGCTTCAACTCCTGCGAGAGCAGGTCGCAGTCAGGGTGATGGTCCAGGCTTTTGCCGCAACAGGGGCAATAGGGAGGTTCCTGGTACGGAAGGCCGGCACGGCATCTCTGGCACAGATAATCGCCCTCCCGGCCGCAACCCAGGCAGTACTTTGGAAAAAACACGTCCAGCAGCTTTTCACTGCTGCCGAGGAGCCGTCCGAACATGCGGAATTAGGGCTAAAAGTTTACCGGATTGCGCTGCCGGCCATTAATGCCGTTGCCGATTGGCTCGTTGATATATACATCGCCGTTGCGGATCTTCAGGTTGTAACCGCAATCGGGATTGGTGCAAACCCATGCCTTGTAATGGATCGGCGCGCCCTGGTTGCCGAAATCGGAGAGGGGTACCAGATCACCGGTGCCGCACTTCTGGCATTTAGGAAAACTTGATACTTCCACAGAAACTACCTCCCAGCCAAATTGCTTTGATTGGGAAAGAAGTATATATCATGTCATATGGCTTATCAAGGTTTTTTATCAAATATTTGTTAAGTTTGCCATCATAAAAAGGGGAGCCCCCGGTTCTTCCGAGGGCTCCCTCAATCATTCCTATTGATTGGGCCTACGCAAAATTTTTCAGGCTATTGATGATGATGTCAGCGCTTTCGTTAAAATCGATCATCGGCCGTACCGACCACTGGGTTAAAGGGGATAATGGAAACGTCAGCAGTAGTTTCATCAATTCCTCGTGGTTTGGGACGTTCATTATGAAGACGCCGCCGCCGTCGGTGAAGCTGTAAACGGCTTCAAGCTGCCCCGCCTGTTTGTGACGGCTGACCCAGTCCTTTGCCGCTCGGAGATAGTTGGCCTGATCCTTGTGACCGGCTCCTGGGATAACCTGATGACCGGTGACCAAATACTTCATATCACAATTCCGGATTACGCGTGGCGGCGAATTTTTGAACGTTTTTACTTTACCACCTGGGAGCCAGGCGGCACAAGAACCGCTTCAGGAAATTATGGTTACCGTCACATGCAGACGATAATCAGACTGCCCGATGGTTTGATTCAGCCTGGGATACGGGGTGACGTCAAATTTTATGAGATAACGATTATAAATTTGGCTCGCACCCTCATCCGAACCTCGCTGGGTCAGGGTGATCTGTTCCTTCTTCCCGTCCAGATCAAGCGTCACCAGGCATTGGACCTGCCCTTCCCAGACACATGAGGCTCCCTCCGGGCACCGGCTGTCGTTCAGAACCTTTTCGAACTTAAGAGTCATCTTTTCCGAATTCAATTCAACGGCCTGTCCCGGCTTAAGGTCTACACTTTGACCCAAGCTGGCGTTCAGCGGTTTCTCACCGCATCCGGTTAGCCCGATCGCAAGTATGAGAACCCCAACCACGGCTACCATAATGTTCTTCATAATCCCCTCCAAGGTACTGATGTTGATTCTGACATTGAAAATAACGAAATTCTTTCGTTTTGGTTAGGTCCCTATCTCAGCTTCAATAGTTGTGCGTTGATGGCCACAATGACCGTCGAGAGCGACATCAAAACTGCCCCCGCCGCCGGGGACAAAAGCAAACCGAACGACGTGAATACCCCTGCCGCGGCAGGTATGGCGATAGCGTTATAGCCCGTCGCCCAGGCCAGATTCTGAACCATTTTCCCATACGTCGCCCTGGACAATTCGAAGATGCGAACCACGTCCGATGGGCTGGAGCGCACCAGGACGATGTCACCGGTCTCGATCGCGATCTCCGTGCCGGCGCCGACGGCAATGCCGATATCAGCCTGGGCCAGGGCCGGAGCGTCATTGACACCGTCCCCGGTCATGGCAACCGTCAGGCCGCCAGCCTGGAGTTCCCTGATCTTTGCTGCTTTCTGATCCGGGAGTACTCCGGCAAAATATTCGTCCACACCGGTTTCCGACGCCACCCACCGCGCGACCTCTTCCCTGTCACCGGTCATCATCAGCACCCTTTTGCCCAGGGCTTTCAAGGCAGCCACCGCCGATTTGGATTCCGGCCGAACGACATCAGCCAGTACGATAGCCCCCACCGCGATCCCGTCAATAACCGCAAAAACCACCGTTTTGCCCTGGTTAAGCGCCGTTTCTACCTTTTCCCTGTCGAAATAACCGATCTTGGCTTCATCCAGGTAGGCCGGGCTGACCACCATCACCTCGCGGCCTTCCACCCTGGCCCGCGCCCCTCGACCGGGCAACGATTTGAAATCCTCGGCGGGAAATGTTGCCGGAGCCCCCGCGGCAACGCTGTTGGCGATGGGGTGCGACGAGTGCTTTTCGACCGAAACGGCGTATTTTAAGATTTCTTCACGGGAAAACCGGTCATCCAGGACGAGCACGTCGGAAATGCCGAATTTCCCTTCAGTCAGGGTCCCGGTTTTATCGAAAACGACGGCGTTGACAGAACGGGCCCTCTCGAAGGCATTCCTGTCGCGGATCAGCAAACCGGACCTGGCCGACAGACTGGTTGACACGGCGATAACCAACGGCACTGCCAGGCCGAGGGCGTGAGGGCAGGCGATCACCATCACCGTGACCATACGTTCGACGGCAAAGTCTGATTGCCTGGAAGAGAATATGAGCCACCCCAAAAGAGTCAGAAAACCCGCTGAAATGGCAATAGCCGTCAGCCATCTCGCAGCGCGGTCCGCCACGTCCTGGGCGCGGCTCTTTGACTTCTGGGCTTCGGCGACGAGCCTGGCTACCCTTGACAAATAGGATTGCTCGCCCGTCCCGGTAACCTGGACAGTCAGTGAACCGTCACCGTTCAGGGAACCGCCGATGACTGTTGAGCCCGATGTTTTTTCTACCGGCAGTGATTCTCCTGTTAGCAGGGCTTCATTGACCGAACTTTGGCCGTGTGTCACATTGCCATCGGCTGGAATTTTTTCGCCCGGCTTGACGAGAACGCGATCATCCCTTACAAGCTGATCGACCGACACATCTGCGGTAATGCCATTTTCAGACAAACGGTGGGCAATCGCCGGCAACAGCTTTGCCATCTCCTCAACAGCCCTGGAAGCCCCGCCAACAGAACGCATTTCAATCCAATGCCCCAGGAGCATGATGTCCACCAGGGTGGCAAGTTCCCAGTAAAAGATCTCACCGTTGAGCCCAAAGGTGACCGCAGAAGAATAGAAAAAGGCAACTGAAATAGCCAGGGCTATCAGAGTCATCATGCCAGGGTTTCGCCCGGAGAGTTCCCGTTTGAATCCGGCCAGAAACGGCCATCCGCCATAGACATAGACGAAGGCGGCAAGAACCCACAGCAGGGCGTCGCCACCAGGGAGGGAGATTGTCAAACCGAGAATATCCTGGATAAACGGCGACAGAACCAGGATGGGTAATGTGATAGCCAGGCTAATCCAGAATCGCCGGGCAAAGTCGGCAGTAGCGTGCCCGGCGTGCCGGCCGTCGTTCATTTTCTGATGATCCATGCCGGCCATACCCGGCATCTCACCCTTGTTCGAAACCTCGGCTACGGAGGCATTAGGTATCGGGCGATGTGACTTGCCGGCATGGTTACCGGAGGAACGCATCTCCATGAACTCATTCTAAAGTACATTCACCGGAAGCCGGTAATCATGGAGAAGCTGTAAAAAAGGGCGGCTCGTTCGAGTCCGCCCTCCAGTACTGAGTGATTATTGTAGTCTAATGACAGGAACTGCAGGATGACGATGAGCAGCTGGAGCAGCCGCCTCCGCCACCGATGTTCTGCCCGCCGGAGCCCTTGGCCATGAACGTAGACGCGATGCGCTTGGCCTGCCCTTTGCAGACCGGGCATTCAGCCGGGTCGGTGGATTGGCTCATCGGCCGCAGCAGATCGAATTTTTTCCGGCAGTCCATACAACGGTATTCGTAGATCGGCATTGTTTTCAGTCTCCTATAGTTACTTATTTTAATCCCGCCAAGCCTAACACGTCAATTCCCCTGACATAAAATTGCCACGCTGAGCCTTAATCTGTTATATTTACGCGGATTTTTCCCCTGGCGTGACTGGATTTGAACTGGCCTCAGATTCTACTTAACTCGGCGGTAACCGGAAGCCTGTACCTCATCTCAGCCATTTCGCTGACGCTGGTGTACGGGCTGGCTAAGTTTCCTAACTTTGCCCACGCCGAGATCATGTCCCTGGGAGGCTTCATCGGTTTCTGGATCAGCGAACAGCTTGGCGCCCCGCTGCCCGTCGCTTTCCTGGTCGCCTTCATCGTCGCCGGCCTCGCCGGATTCTTGAGCTACCGGTTGATCTTCAAACCGTTGTCTGACAAGGGCGCCAGCCTGATCCACCTGATGGTCGCCTCTATGGCTCTCGGCTTCATTCTTCGTCATACCGAGGGGCAGATCTGGGGTTTCGCCCCTTTAACTTTCCAGAAGATTGTCTGGCCCAGCTGGGAGCTGGGTTCGGTCCATATAACCCTGGACTGGATCCTCCTGATCGTCACCGCGATTTGTATAGGCATTGCCCTCCATTTCATGATGACCCGGACGAAGATCGGCAAAGCGATCAGGGCGACAGCTTCCAATCCCAAGCTGGCATTGTCATCAGGGATCAACACGACCCGGGTCCTGGTCATTACCTGGTTCGTTTCCGCGGGTCTGGCCGGAATAGCCGGACTTTTCCGCGGCGTCGAGACCCGGGTCTCACCGTACCTGGGTTGGGACATCCTGTTGCCGACATTCGCCGTAGCCATGCTAGGCGGTATCGGCAGCTTTTATGGGGCGATGGTGGCGGCGGTCATCATCGGCCTGGCTGAGAACATAGGCGTGGTGCTGCTTGCCCAGGCGGGCTTGTCCACCGATTACAGGATGGCTATACCCTTCGTGATTTTGATCGCGGTCTTGATATTCCGGCCTCAGGGGCTGGCAAAGGCGTTCAGGGGTAATTAGATGGATCTGATACTAGTATATGTGCTGAACGCTTTGGTGTATGTGGGCATCTTTTCTATCGTTGCCCTGTCCCTTAATGCCGAATACGGCTACACCGGTTTGGCAAGCTTCGGCAAAGTCGCCTATTTCATGATCGGCGCCTACTCCTTCGCCATACTGGTGGAAGCCGGCGTCCCGTGGCCTCTGGCGATTGGCCTGGCCGCAGTAATCGCCGCTTTCTTCGGACTTCTCGTTTCTTTGCCCGCGATCAGGCTTCGTGAAGACTACCTCGCCATTGTCACCCTGACCTTCGGGGAAATACTGCGCATTTTCATCAAGGCTGAAGACTGGCTGGCCAACGGTGTCTGGGGCATCTCGGTGCCGCCGTCGTTTGCGACAGGTAACTTCTCCAAGCAACTAATCATCAATATCATCCTGGTGGGGGCTATCCTGGTCGTATGCTACTTCTTCATGCGACTGTTGGCCAACTCCCCCTTCGGTAGGATCATGCGGGCTCTCCGGGACGATGAGACCGCGGCCGACGCCATAGGCAAGAACCGGATCAAGTACAAAGCCCAGGTGTTCATGATCGGCTCAGCCATGGCTGGAGTCGGCGGCGCGCTGTTCGCCAATTTTATCGGCTACATCACTCCCGATTCTTTCCTGCCGATCATCACCTTCACCATCTGGATGATGGTCATCCTGGGAGGACCCGGCTCCAATATCGGAGTCATCGTAGGCGCCGCAGCGGTGCAGTTGTTCGAGCGCGGCACCATAATCCTGAAGGATTACATTCACCTTCCCGTCGATCCGACGAACGTCCAGAACATCTTGTTCGGACTTATCATCATCGTCATCCTGATGTATCGCCCCGGGGGACTTTTCAAGGAAAGCAAGGTCAATACACTCGGCACTAGGAGGGCCATGCGATGGCTGAATCCCTCCTCAAAGTAGAAAACCTGATCAAAAACTACGGCGGTTTGTGCGCCGTGGATGGCGTTAGCCTGGAGGTCGGGCGCGGACAATTCGTGGCCCTGGTAGGTCCCAACGGCTGCGGCAAAACGACCCTGCTTTCTTCGATCTACGGACTCCGGCCGTCCGATGGCGGGCACGTCACCTTTGCCGGACGGCATATCGAAAAATTATCACCTCACCAGATTTTCGACCTTGGCATGGGTAACGCTTTTCAATTCCCTCGTCTTTTCCCCAGCATGACAGTGCTGGACAACATGATCATCGCCGCGCGCAATCAGCCCGGCGACCACCTGTGGAATTCACTCTTCAGACGCGGCGCCTGGCATCGTGATGAAGAGCGGCTGGCTATCCGGGCGATGCAATTATTGGAACTCCTTAACCTCTCTCACCTTACTTTCGCCAAGGCAGGCGAGATGTCCGGCGGGCAGCAGAAACTATTGGAGATCGGCCGGACGCTGATGGCCGAACCGGAAATGATGCTGCTGGACGAGCCGGCGGCCGGGGTCAATCCGGTTTTGGGCATGCAGATCTTTGCCGAACTGGACAAGCTCAAGCGGGAAAAAGGCATGAGTTTCCTCATCATCGAGCACCGGCTTGAACTGATCATGGAATTCACCGATTGGGTTTATGTCATGGACCGCGGCAAGATCGCGCTCCAGGGCGAACCAGCCAAGGTGATCAATGACCCGATCTTCTTCGAGGTATATATCGGCGCCACCAAGGAGAGGTCCTAGATGTCCGATATCTTTACAGCGGCAAATATCGTCGCCGGATACGGTGATGTTCACATCGTTAACGGCGTTTCCTTGCGGCTCGAGGAAGCCGGGAGCGTGGCTATCGTAGGTCCCAACGGCAGCGGCAAATCAACCCTGCTTAAGAGCTTCCTGGGGTTCGCCCATTTATTCAGCGGTAAAATCACGTTCGGGGGAAAGGACATCACCGGTCTCACATCAGACAGAACCGTTTCACTCGGCCTGGGTTACGTTCCCCAAACAGATAACGTTTTCAGGAACCTGTCCATCCAGGAAAACCTGGAGATGGGGGCCTTCGTCCGAACCGATCGACAGCAGGTGAAAGCGGACATCGATAGGATGTACCAGATCTTCCCGGAGCTCGAGCGGCGCAAGAAGTTTTACGCCGGCAGCCTTTCGGGAGGGGAACGCCAGATGCTGGCTATCGCACGGGCGATGATGGCCAACCCCAGGGTGCTTCTCCTGGACGAACCCCTGGCCTCCCTGTCTCACAAGGCAGCCGAAGGCATCCTGGAAAAACTCAGGCTGATCAACAGCCACGGGACCGGCCTGATCGTCATCGAACAGGACACCCGCCGCGTCCTGGCTTTTGCCAAGCGAGCTTACGTTCTGGTCAGCGGGCAACTTGCACTCGAAGGTGAAGCGGCTACCATCCTCGAGAATGATGAAGCCCGAAAAAAATACCTGGGCCTTTCCGGCTAAACTTTAACGGGTATTAGTACTCTAGTTCCTGAATCGTTCTCCAGCGTATGGTTAACGTTGGCTGACAAGAGCTTGGCACTAGGACAAAGGTACAATAAAATTTGACACCGATTTCTTAAGCGTTGTAATATCAGCCAAATTTCTCATTTTGTGGAAAGGGGGACCCAGGTGTTTAAAAAGGCAGCAATCCTTCTTCTGACACTCGTAATGGCAGTCACCTTTGCCGCCTGCGGCAGCGGTAACGGCAACACTACCCCATCCGGCACTACCCAGCCACCCGATGTTAACCTCGGCGTGGTCATGGACATTTCCGGTGCCCTGTCCGGCATCGGCGGCAGCTTAGTTAAAAGCATCCAACTTGCCGTTGAACAGGCCAACAACGCCGGCGGCATCAATGGAGCCAAAATAAAGCTGTTCATCGAAGACGGTAAAACCGACCCGGCGGCGGGTTTCGAAGCCATCAAGAAATTGGGCACGATCAACAATTGTAAAGTGATTATTGGCCCCATGATTTCAGGTGCGGTCATGTCCTCCGGTCAGTGGGCCCTCGATAACAAGGTCCTGCTGATTTCCCCTTCAGCCACTTCACCCGATATCGCCCAGCAGGCATGGCGACAGTTCTTCATCCGCACTGCGACCACCGATGATATCCAGGGCAAGGCGATGGCCAAGATCATCACCGATGCCGGCACCAACAAGAAGGTCGCCTTCATGGTCCAGAACAACCAGTACGGTGTCGGTATCGCCAACGCCGTGACCGCGTCTCTCGCCGGCAAGGCGACAATCGTGTCCACCATCAAGTACGATCCCACAAAGCTTGACTACCTCTCTGAACTGCAGCAGATCAAGGCCGCAGCGCCGGACTTCATCGTCCATGCCGGATACGAAGATGATGCCATCATCGTCTTCAAGCAGGCCGCTCAGCTCGGACTCGGCAAACCAATCCAATGGATCACCTCCGAAGGCGTTAAAGCCGCCAAGACCCTTACCGACGCCCAGGCCGCCGCCTTCATGGCCCAATCAGTCGTCGGCACTAACCCGGTTTCCCAGGGTACCCTGTTCGACACCTTCAAGGCTGCCTACAAAGCTAAATATAATGAAGAACCGGGAACCTACAACGACACCGTTTACGATGCCACCAATTTGGCCATCGCCGCAATGAAGCAGGCGGGCACCAACGATTCAGCCAAGATCGCCGCCGCCGTTCTGACCATCGGCCAGAATTATGCGGGTGTCTCAGGCCCGATCACTTTCAACCAGTACGGCGACCGGACATCTGCAACCTTTGAAGAATGGGGTGTCGTTCAAAACGGGAGCACTTACACCTATACCCAGATCAAGCTGATCACATCCTAAACTAAAATCCAATACCTTTGAGAGGCGCCTTTTCAGGCGCCTCTCTTTTTTATGCCAGTCTCTAAACGGCTGTGTTATAATCTCTCTCTAACGGAGGCGGATAGGCTCTGGTGGGCCTCGCGGTCTTCAAAACCGTAGGCGGCGGCGCAAACCGTCGCGGGGGGTTCGATTCCCTTCCCCTCCGCCAATTAACAAATCCGAAATCCGAATATCGAAATCCGAAACAAATACGAATTCGATTTCAAAAATGGAAAAGAAATACGATCTTGAGCAGAGAACTGAAGCCTTTGCAGCTGCAGTGATCGAAGCTTCTCGGCGGTTACCTAAAGATCCAGCGATTAATGAATTAGTTCGACAGGTTGTCAGGGCTGCTGGTTCAATTGGAGCGAACTACATTGAAGCCAACGAATCTTTAAGTAAAAAGGATTTAGCTGTCAGAATCAAGATATGCCGTAAGGAAGCTAAGGAATGCCGCTATTGGTTGAGTCTTATCAAACCAACCGGTGAAAATCTTGAAACTCAATTTTCGGCTCTCATACAAGAATCCACTGAACTAATGAATATTTTTGGAGCTATCTTACGCAAAGTTTCTGACTCTGATGTTTAATAAAATGTATTTTGAGTTTTTTCGGATTTCGGATTTCGTGCTTCGAATTTTGTCGATCGAAAGGGGGTGAGCCGTATGAGTAACAAACGCCTGACTGAATACTCAGCGTACTCCGGCTGAGCGGCCAAGATAGGTCCGGGTGACCTAGCCAAAGCCCTGTGCGGCTTGCCCATCAAGTCCTATCCCGAAGTATTAGTGGGACTCGAAATGCCTGACGATGCAGGCGTGTACCAACTCACGCCCGAGATCGCCTTAGTGCAAACGATCGACGTCATTACCCCGGTCGTCGACGACCCTTTTGCTTTCGGCCAGGTTGCCACCGCTAACGCTCTCTCCGATGTCTACGCCATGGGAGGGAAACCGGTAACGGCGATGAGCTTTGTCGGCTTTCCGAGCGGCAAAATGGAGATCGAAAGTCTTCGGCTTATCATGGAAGGAGCACTTTCCAAGCTCGACGAAGCGGGCTGCGCGCTGGTGGGGGGGCATTCGGTAAAAGACGATGAAATCAAGTTCGGCCTGTCAGTCACCGGCATCATCCACCCTAAAAAGGTTCTCACCAAGGGCGGAGGGCAACCGGGAGATAAATTGATTCTGACCAAGCCGCTCGGTACCGGAATCCTGAATACCGCGCTAAAAGGGGGCCAGCTTAACGAAGCCGGGATTGGAGCGGTCATCTCGCAAATGATCGCACTGAATAAAACCCCGGCGGAGATTGTTGATGACCTTGGGGCCCACGCAGCCACTGACATCACGGGTTTTGGGCTGATCGGCCATGCGGCAGAAATGATGACCCGAAACGAGGTCGGTTTCAAATTGTATTGGAACCAGATACCCCTTATGGAAGGCGCTGAGCGTTGGGCCAAGGCCGGACTTATTCCGGGCGGCGCCTATTCCAACCGTGAATACCGGGAAGATCTGCTCGACCCAGAATTTGAACTTGACGAATGGATGCTGGATGTCCTGTTCGACCCTCAAACCTCCGGCGGGCTACTGATCGCCGCCCAGGAACCGGTGGTCGAAGACATGGTAAGCCGGATTCGTGCCGCCGGGTTCCCATCGGCCGCCATAATCGGCGAGGTCATAGCTGACCCGAAAGGCAGAATAATCATCACAGAATAGAGGCAAAAAAATGCCTAACGACAACCAGAACGAACTACGTAAATTGCCCTCGGTCGAAAAAGTCCTGTCCGGGCCCGATTTGGCGCCGGCCATCGACCGTTACTCCCATCCTGTAGTCACGGCC
It contains:
- a CDS encoding ABC transporter ATP-binding protein, which codes for MAESLLKVENLIKNYGGLCAVDGVSLEVGRGQFVALVGPNGCGKTTLLSSIYGLRPSDGGHVTFAGRHIEKLSPHQIFDLGMGNAFQFPRLFPSMTVLDNMIIAARNQPGDHLWNSLFRRGAWHRDEERLAIRAMQLLELLNLSHLTFAKAGEMSGGQQKLLEIGRTLMAEPEMMLLDEPAAGVNPVLGMQIFAELDKLKREKGMSFLIIEHRLELIMEFTDWVYVMDRGKIALQGEPAKVINDPIFFEVYIGATKERS
- a CDS encoding branched-chain amino acid ABC transporter permease, translating into MDLILVYVLNALVYVGIFSIVALSLNAEYGYTGLASFGKVAYFMIGAYSFAILVEAGVPWPLAIGLAAVIAAFFGLLVSLPAIRLREDYLAIVTLTFGEILRIFIKAEDWLANGVWGISVPPSFATGNFSKQLIINIILVGAILVVCYFFMRLLANSPFGRIMRALRDDETAADAIGKNRIKYKAQVFMIGSAMAGVGGALFANFIGYITPDSFLPIITFTIWMMVILGGPGSNIGVIVGAAAVQLFERGTIILKDYIHLPVDPTNVQNILFGLIIIVILMYRPGGLFKESKVNTLGTRRAMRWLNPSSK
- a CDS encoding four helix bundle protein; protein product: MEKKYDLEQRTEAFAAAVIEASRRLPKDPAINELVRQVVRAAGSIGANYIEANESLSKKDLAVRIKICRKEAKECRYWLSLIKPTGENLETQFSALIQESTELMNIFGAILRKVSDSDV
- a CDS encoding branched-chain amino acid ABC transporter permease, with the translated sequence MNWPQILLNSAVTGSLYLISAISLTLVYGLAKFPNFAHAEIMSLGGFIGFWISEQLGAPLPVAFLVAFIVAGLAGFLSYRLIFKPLSDKGASLIHLMVASMALGFILRHTEGQIWGFAPLTFQKIVWPSWELGSVHITLDWILLIVTAICIGIALHFMMTRTKIGKAIRATASNPKLALSSGINTTRVLVITWFVSAGLAGIAGLFRGVETRVSPYLGWDILLPTFAVAMLGGIGSFYGAMVAAVIIGLAENIGVVLLAQAGLSTDYRMAIPFVILIAVLIFRPQGLAKAFRGN
- a CDS encoding FmdB family zinc ribbon protein — encoded protein: MPIYEYRCMDCRKKFDLLRPMSQSTDPAECPVCKGQAKRIASTFMAKGSGGQNIGGGGGCSSCSSSSCSSCH
- a CDS encoding methylated-DNA--[protein]-cysteine S-methyltransferase; the protein is MALKRSPNRSASKYEMVETAQGWVGIEASEQGVRRLTLPTKNRNSVLTELGIEEQDLSPGSGLGDRLRHYFVGQPVVFKEGLDLTGTTDFQKQVYEAACRIPYGETRSYGQLAEEIGRPGAARAVGQALGANPVPILIPCHRVLASDGGLGGFSGGIKTKQKLLAMEKKNRK
- a CDS encoding ComF family protein codes for the protein MFGRLLGSSEKLLDVFFPKYCLGCGREGDYLCQRCRAGLPYQEPPYCPCCGKSLDHHPDCDLLSQELKQLNSVFRFEGVIKKAVHQLKYNNLRDIAPTLGALMADFLKNNEIIGDALVPVPLHKSRLRERGYNQAQLLALSIHKLTGLPVFLEALRKIKPTPPQADSSSVEARRLAVVGAFGCYNNFTGRRVILIDDVATSGATLSSCAETLAEAGAKEIRALTLAREI
- a CDS encoding copper-translocating P-type ATPase, encoding MEMRSSGNHAGKSHRPIPNASVAEVSNKGEMPGMAGMDHQKMNDGRHAGHATADFARRFWISLAITLPILVLSPFIQDILGLTISLPGGDALLWVLAAFVYVYGGWPFLAGFKRELSGRNPGMMTLIALAISVAFFYSSAVTFGLNGEIFYWELATLVDIMLLGHWIEMRSVGGASRAVEEMAKLLPAIAHRLSENGITADVSVDQLVRDDRVLVKPGEKIPADGNVTHGQSSVNEALLTGESLPVEKTSGSTVIGGSLNGDGSLTVQVTGTGEQSYLSRVARLVAEAQKSKSRAQDVADRAARWLTAIAISAGFLTLLGWLIFSSRQSDFAVERMVTVMVIACPHALGLAVPLVIAVSTSLSARSGLLIRDRNAFERARSVNAVVFDKTGTLTEGKFGISDVLVLDDRFSREEILKYAVSVEKHSSHPIANSVAAGAPATFPAEDFKSLPGRGARARVEGREVMVVSPAYLDEAKIGYFDREKVETALNQGKTVVFAVIDGIAVGAIVLADVVRPESKSAVAALKALGKRVLMMTGDREEVARWVASETGVDEYFAGVLPDQKAAKIRELQAGGLTVAMTGDGVNDAPALAQADIGIAVGAGTEIAIETGDIVLVRSSPSDVVRIFELSRATYGKMVQNLAWATGYNAIAIPAAAGVFTSFGLLLSPAAGAVLMSLSTVIVAINAQLLKLR
- a CDS encoding ABC transporter substrate-binding protein codes for the protein MFKKAAILLLTLVMAVTFAACGSGNGNTTPSGTTQPPDVNLGVVMDISGALSGIGGSLVKSIQLAVEQANNAGGINGAKIKLFIEDGKTDPAAGFEAIKKLGTINNCKVIIGPMISGAVMSSGQWALDNKVLLISPSATSPDIAQQAWRQFFIRTATTDDIQGKAMAKIITDAGTNKKVAFMVQNNQYGVGIANAVTASLAGKATIVSTIKYDPTKLDYLSELQQIKAAAPDFIVHAGYEDDAIIVFKQAAQLGLGKPIQWITSEGVKAAKTLTDAQAAAFMAQSVVGTNPVSQGTLFDTFKAAYKAKYNEEPGTYNDTVYDATNLAIAAMKQAGTNDSAKIAAAVLTIGQNYAGVSGPITFNQYGDRTSATFEEWGVVQNGSTYTYTQIKLITS
- a CDS encoding HPF/RaiA family ribosome-associated protein; amino-acid sequence: MELYITTKDLTLDDTTRKQVERSLNKIGRHVPQARELRVDLFEEQTKAAKDRFVARGFLDILGPVRTSECRAASLVTAVDNLAGIMERQALDFKNKGNDFDRESQRFESATYSETKPTPPLLSRESDVAIDIERVTAEPMTLAQAVDRINDSKDDFLLFRNAKGKVSLLYRQEIGGFKLMEIDVA
- a CDS encoding muconolactone Delta-isomerase family protein, producing the protein MKYLVTGHQVIPGAGHKDQANYLRAAKDWVSRHKQAGQLEAVYSFTDGGGVFIMNVPNHEELMKLLLTFPLSPLTQWSVRPMIDFNESADIIINSLKNFA
- a CDS encoding ABC transporter ATP-binding protein, whose translation is MSDIFTAANIVAGYGDVHIVNGVSLRLEEAGSVAIVGPNGSGKSTLLKSFLGFAHLFSGKITFGGKDITGLTSDRTVSLGLGYVPQTDNVFRNLSIQENLEMGAFVRTDRQQVKADIDRMYQIFPELERRKKFYAGSLSGGERQMLAIARAMMANPRVLLLDEPLASLSHKAAEGILEKLRLINSHGTGLIVIEQDTRRVLAFAKRAYVLVSGQLALEGEAATILENDEARKKYLGLSG